Proteins from a single region of Paraburkholderia sp. PGU19:
- a CDS encoding LysR family transcriptional regulator: MDTLQNMRVFVRVVEAGSFTAAAQSLNTTTGAMSRAVSELEAHLRTRLLNRSTRRLALTTAGETYLKRCQQILADIDNAEEEASGAHERPSGVLRMHSFASIGQHYVLPAISRYRALYPEVAVELTLSQQLPDLFEGSADVAVVGASTLPNSDLVSLLLGTTFSILCASPAYIHAHDAPKTPADLLHHDCLLLKTPAFPTSEWTLDGPNGSEVLNVNGPVQVNIAESLIVAIREGIGIGILPLYAAIDGLRSGSLVRVLPEYTLQKMNVYALYPSRKFIDAKTRTWVEFLRTHLPQVIARDVALLGEVGRQNIAADDALHANEGGEAAPRS, encoded by the coding sequence ATGGATACGTTACAAAACATGCGAGTGTTCGTGCGCGTCGTCGAAGCGGGCAGCTTCACGGCAGCGGCGCAATCGCTCAATACGACCACGGGCGCGATGTCTCGTGCGGTTTCAGAACTCGAGGCGCATTTGCGGACGCGTCTGCTCAATCGATCGACACGGCGCCTCGCATTGACGACTGCCGGTGAGACATATCTGAAGCGATGTCAGCAGATTCTTGCTGATATCGACAATGCGGAAGAAGAAGCGAGTGGCGCGCACGAGCGTCCGTCGGGCGTGCTGCGGATGCATAGCTTTGCGAGCATCGGACAGCATTATGTGTTGCCTGCCATTTCGCGGTATCGCGCGCTGTATCCTGAAGTGGCCGTCGAGCTGACGCTCTCGCAGCAGTTGCCGGATCTGTTCGAGGGAAGCGCGGATGTGGCTGTCGTGGGCGCATCGACGCTGCCCAATTCGGATCTCGTGTCGCTTTTGCTTGGGACCACCTTCAGCATTCTGTGCGCGTCGCCTGCGTATATTCACGCGCACGATGCGCCCAAAACGCCCGCCGATCTGTTGCATCACGACTGTCTGTTGCTCAAGACGCCCGCTTTTCCGACCAGCGAATGGACACTCGATGGCCCTAACGGCAGCGAAGTGCTGAATGTGAACGGGCCCGTACAAGTGAATATCGCTGAATCGCTGATTGTCGCGATCCGCGAGGGCATTGGGATCGGGATACTGCCGTTGTACGCCGCTATCGACGGGTTGCGGTCAGGATCACTCGTGCGCGTGCTGCCAGAGTACACGCTGCAGAAGATGAATGTCTATGCGCTGTATCCGTCGCGCAAGTTCATCGATGCGAAGACGAGGACCTGGGTGGAGTTTTTGCGGACGCATTTGCCGCAGGTTATTGCTCGCGATGTCGCGCTGTTGGGCGAAGTTGGCCGCCAGAATATCGCCGCCGATGATGCGCTGCACGCGAATGAAGGTGGCGAAGCTGCACCGCGCAGTTGA